A single genomic interval of Sphingobium sp. WTD-1 harbors:
- a CDS encoding trypsin-like peptidase domain-containing protein, translating to MPDFPGGLPFGGLFPFPGLGRPPAPLNATSRGSGFLISTDGYVVTNNHVVAGRGSGVQVQAIKVTLTGGKEYPARVVGRDEASDLVVLKVEANNLPFVRFGNSPGARTGDWVLAIGNPYGLGGTVMAGIGRHLSTPAVEREEFE from the coding sequence ATGCCCGACTTTCCGGGCGGCCTTCCGTTCGGCGGCCTGTTTCCCTTTCCGGGACTGGGCCGGCCGCCCGCTCCCCTTAATGCCACGTCGCGCGGATCCGGATTCCTCATTTCGACAGATGGCTACGTCGTCACGAACAACCACGTCGTCGCGGGTCGCGGCTCGGGCGTGCAGGTCCAAGCGATCAAGGTCACGCTGACCGGCGGGAAGGAATATCCAGCTCGCGTGGTCGGGCGTGACGAAGCCTCAGACCTTGTTGTCCTCAAAGTCGAGGCTAATAACTTGCCCTTTGTGCGCTTTGGTAACTCGCCGGGCGCGCGCACCGGCGACTGGGTCCTCGCAATCGGGAATCCCTATGGCCTTGGCGGCACGGTGATGGCCGGGATCGGCCGCCACTTGTCGACTCCGGCTGTTGAACGAGAGGAATTCGAATGA
- a CDS encoding 6-phosphogluconolactonase, whose amino-acid sequence MAESLVREVSGIITDRLETEGAAFVAFPGGRSPVRAFEFLAPRASGWRGVTIIPTDDRLVPPGDRLSNYGLLERCFAAGQARLTPLARPPFDDPAAAADAAELRLSDLAWPLDLVWLGFGLDGHVASLLPGPDLAVAMRYPDWRRVAGIRPVPLPAEAPVPRVTLTLSAILSAKRLLIFGSGQDKLKVVERALEEGAESQMPLGIVLAKAKCQPELFWSR is encoded by the coding sequence TTGGCCGAGAGCCTGGTCCGAGAGGTGTCGGGCATCATCACCGATCGTCTGGAAACGGAAGGCGCCGCCTTCGTCGCCTTTCCAGGTGGCCGGTCGCCTGTGCGCGCGTTCGAATTCCTTGCCCCGCGAGCGAGCGGGTGGCGTGGGGTCACGATCATCCCCACCGACGACCGCCTCGTGCCGCCGGGCGACCGGCTGTCCAACTATGGTCTGCTGGAGAGATGTTTCGCCGCGGGGCAAGCACGGCTCACCCCTCTTGCAAGACCACCATTCGATGATCCTGCCGCAGCGGCGGACGCAGCCGAGCTGAGGCTTTCGGACCTGGCTTGGCCGCTGGATCTGGTCTGGCTAGGGTTCGGTCTGGACGGGCATGTTGCCTCGCTCCTCCCGGGACCGGACCTTGCCGTTGCGATGCGTTATCCTGACTGGAGGCGCGTCGCCGGCATCAGGCCCGTGCCGCTTCCGGCCGAGGCGCCGGTGCCCAGAGTGACGTTGACGCTGAGCGCCATTCTCTCGGCAAAGCGACTGCTTATTTTCGGCAGCGGCCAGGACAAGCTGAAGGTCGTCGAACGGGCTCTGGAAGAGGGTGCGGAGTCGCAGATGCCGCTCGGCATCGTCTTAGCTAAAGCAAAGTGCCAGCCCGAACTATTCTGGAGCCGATAG
- a CDS encoding glycine zipper 2TM domain-containing protein, with translation MPASPVRCTTILTLLLACGNPAIAQTSTPSSSSPTEGRSEQYNVPPPPGYKPPPGRFVQSDREREEDDRYSREAERWAAENCIADRRSNIAAGAVIGGLIGALAGSGLAGRYDRAPATVLGAGAGAVAGSAIARNASPDCPPGFVVKAAPEPFYPPPVYPHVYVAPPWYDPWVWYGGHWIYRPYPYHRYWYKRHWRRR, from the coding sequence ATGCCTGCTAGCCCGGTTCGCTGCACCACAATCCTGACATTGCTTCTGGCCTGCGGGAATCCCGCGATTGCGCAAACTTCCACCCCTTCGTCTTCAAGCCCAACCGAAGGCCGCAGCGAGCAGTACAACGTACCGCCGCCGCCTGGCTACAAGCCGCCTCCTGGCCGGTTCGTGCAGTCGGATCGCGAGCGCGAGGAGGATGATCGCTACAGCCGCGAAGCCGAACGGTGGGCGGCAGAAAATTGCATAGCGGACCGTCGGAGCAACATCGCTGCAGGCGCGGTGATCGGCGGGCTGATTGGAGCGCTTGCCGGTTCAGGGCTCGCCGGTCGCTACGATAGAGCCCCGGCCACCGTCCTTGGCGCGGGTGCAGGCGCGGTCGCGGGCAGCGCCATCGCGAGGAACGCCAGCCCCGACTGTCCGCCCGGGTTCGTGGTCAAGGCAGCGCCCGAGCCTTTCTATCCGCCACCCGTCTATCCGCACGTCTATGTGGCGCCGCCGTGGTATGATCCCTGGGTATGGTACGGGGGCCACTGGATCTACAGGCCCTATCCCTATCACCGATACTGGTACAAGCGCCACTGGCGACGCCGCTAA
- a CDS encoding class I mannose-6-phosphate isomerase yields the protein MPVIRLETKTVAKPWGRWSTGPWFDDVAAREEPVGEIWFELPPGSGLDDPELLVKYLFTSRRLSVQVHPDDATAKAYGLPRGKSEAWQILEAEPGASVALGLRTWVTRERLRAAARDGSIVGLLDWKPARAGDFWYAPAGTIHAIGAGLSLIEIQQNVDVTYRLYDYGSNRELHLDEAVEAARPAPYEAPFAPFELARGRRVLAAGGPFVVERWADAFTGILAPRRGEPVWLIPLRGEAVVGSEPIEPGGVWIVAGDAGVNFTGSCDLLVAYSGRAVHEALIG from the coding sequence ATGCCGGTCATACGATTGGAAACCAAAACGGTCGCCAAACCCTGGGGCCGATGGTCGACTGGACCCTGGTTCGATGACGTGGCCGCGCGTGAGGAGCCCGTCGGCGAGATCTGGTTCGAGCTGCCGCCGGGAAGCGGGCTTGATGACCCCGAGCTGCTGGTCAAGTACCTGTTCACGAGCAGACGGCTCTCGGTCCAGGTTCATCCTGACGACGCTACCGCGAAGGCGTATGGGCTCCCCCGGGGCAAGAGCGAAGCCTGGCAGATCCTCGAGGCCGAGCCGGGGGCGAGCGTCGCGCTGGGACTGCGGACATGGGTTACCAGGGAGCGGTTGCGCGCCGCGGCCAGGGATGGCTCGATCGTCGGCCTGCTCGACTGGAAGCCAGCGCGGGCGGGTGACTTCTGGTACGCGCCGGCAGGCACGATCCACGCCATAGGCGCCGGTCTCAGCCTGATCGAAATCCAGCAGAATGTGGACGTCACCTATCGGCTCTATGACTATGGTAGCAATCGCGAGCTCCATCTGGACGAGGCGGTGGAGGCTGCCCGCCCGGCGCCCTACGAGGCTCCATTCGCCCCATTCGAGTTGGCGCGGGGCAGGCGGGTGCTTGCCGCCGGAGGGCCGTTCGTGGTGGAACGCTGGGCCGACGCTTTTACCGGCATTCTGGCGCCGCGGCGAGGCGAGCCGGTTTGGCTGATACCCCTCCGGGGCGAAGCGGTCGTGGGATCGGAGCCGATTGAGCCCGGCGGCGTGTGGATCGTCGCTGGCGATGCCGGCGTCAACTTCACCGGCTCGTGCGATCTTCTCGTCGCCTATTCGGGCCGAGCGGTGCACGAGGCGCTCATCGGCTGA
- a CDS encoding YfdX family protein, which yields MKRSFLAATAASALILTAGCSKQDANNEAATNAATGAASAPVAATPAPPVDRAELLQDAVSALQETQNALAALDNKDGKAATAALERATGKLEIVLARNPSLALAPVDVSVISYDVLGSVDAVKALRKSAEEALEDGRLQEARHLIDGLASETVVRTSNLPLATYPDAIKAAAALIAQGKLDAAKAALEAALGTIVIRDVIHPLPLIRASAAIEEARNLAANAQRGAGDEARIKQLLNTAREQLRLGQALGYATKDQMKELLKTVDEIEEGTKNKGAATSIFDKIRDFFKKATQSSQPAQKK from the coding sequence ATGAAACGCAGTTTTTTAGCCGCGACCGCGGCCTCGGCCCTCATTCTGACGGCGGGCTGTTCCAAGCAGGACGCCAACAACGAGGCCGCCACGAATGCCGCCACCGGGGCGGCCAGCGCCCCGGTGGCGGCGACGCCGGCCCCGCCCGTCGACCGCGCAGAACTGCTCCAGGACGCCGTTTCGGCGCTGCAGGAGACGCAGAATGCGCTTGCCGCGCTCGACAACAAGGACGGCAAGGCCGCGACCGCCGCGCTCGAGCGCGCCACCGGCAAGCTCGAAATCGTGCTCGCGCGCAACCCCAGCCTTGCTCTCGCTCCGGTCGATGTCAGTGTGATCAGCTACGACGTCCTGGGTTCTGTGGATGCCGTGAAGGCACTGCGGAAGTCGGCCGAGGAGGCGCTCGAAGATGGACGGTTGCAGGAGGCGCGCCATCTCATCGACGGGCTGGCGAGCGAAACCGTTGTTCGGACCAGTAATCTCCCGCTCGCGACCTACCCGGACGCGATCAAGGCCGCCGCGGCTCTCATCGCCCAAGGCAAGCTGGACGCAGCAAAGGCGGCGCTCGAAGCTGCGCTCGGCACGATCGTGATCCGCGACGTGATCCACCCGCTCCCGCTCATCCGGGCAAGCGCGGCGATCGAAGAGGCGCGCAACCTGGCTGCGAATGCCCAGCGCGGCGCCGGGGATGAGGCGAGAATCAAGCAACTTCTGAACACTGCGCGTGAACAGCTCCGGCTCGGTCAGGCGTTGGGCTATGCGACCAAGGACCAAATGAAGGAGCTGCTGAAAACGGTCGACGAGATCGAGGAGGGCACCAAGAACAAGGGCGCGGCAACGAGCATTTTCGACAAGATTCGCGATTTCTTCAAGAAAGCAACTCAATCGAGCCAGCCTGCTCAGAAGAAGTGA
- a CDS encoding DUF5335 domain-containing protein, translated as MNLVPKPEWGKYLDRVSRGMVGLRAEIEVASLELGDQIEAQYLPIAGIFYDHKDDLVGVTLEGLDHMIRHPQSIYVEESGDGVAAIAVIDGDGTNHLVKLRRPLALPAPDQ; from the coding sequence ATGAATCTGGTTCCTAAGCCAGAGTGGGGAAAGTATCTCGATCGGGTTTCCCGGGGCATGGTTGGGTTGCGAGCTGAGATTGAGGTCGCCTCGCTCGAACTCGGCGATCAGATCGAGGCGCAATACCTGCCGATTGCCGGCATCTTCTATGACCACAAGGACGACTTGGTGGGTGTGACGCTCGAGGGACTGGATCACATGATCCGCCACCCGCAATCGATCTACGTCGAAGAAAGCGGCGACGGCGTTGCGGCGATCGCCGTGATCGATGGCGACGGGACGAATCACCTCGTAAAGCTGAGGCGGCCGCTTGCGCTGCCCGCTCCCGACCAATGA
- a CDS encoding helix-turn-helix domain-containing protein yields the protein MNRGRKVVPPPLGNGFNSKLIMLKDRQELPARPESDGLYWILSGAIQTSIISEDGRRWIGGFYLPGEFILLERDEVRSQFAQALCPTSLIMTDRSVLEGLSQFDHFTCATITTWFLRTYRIALRTGFLLGRSNATERLAFFLLDLMQRLEGRHHFHLLMSRADIGDHLGLTSETVTRTFTLLQRHNYVQVNGRNLEILDPIGLARLAAAVVTI from the coding sequence ATGAATCGCGGGCGAAAGGTCGTTCCTCCGCCTCTAGGAAATGGCTTCAACTCCAAGCTCATCATGTTGAAGGACCGCCAGGAACTCCCTGCGCGGCCCGAGTCGGATGGCCTCTACTGGATCCTCTCCGGCGCCATCCAAACCAGCATCATCTCCGAGGATGGTCGCCGGTGGATCGGTGGCTTCTACCTGCCGGGGGAATTCATTCTGCTCGAACGCGACGAGGTGCGCAGCCAGTTCGCCCAGGCCCTGTGCCCGACCTCGCTCATCATGACGGATCGCAGCGTGCTTGAGGGCCTGTCGCAGTTCGATCACTTCACATGCGCCACGATCACGACCTGGTTTCTGCGGACCTATCGGATCGCGCTACGCACCGGCTTCCTGCTCGGGCGGTCGAATGCCACCGAGCGGCTGGCGTTCTTTCTTCTCGATCTCATGCAGAGGCTGGAGGGGCGTCACCACTTCCATCTGCTCATGTCGAGAGCCGACATCGGCGACCATCTCGGGTTAACCAGTGAGACCGTGACCCGTACATTCACTCTGCTGCAACGGCATAACTATGTGCAGGTGAATGGGCGCAACCTGGAAATCCTTGATCCTATCGGGCTTGCGCGTCTCGCGGCGGCGGTGGTCACGATCTGA